One window of Staphylococcus chromogenes genomic DNA carries:
- the thrS gene encoding threonine--tRNA ligase produces the protein MAEISIRFPDGNEKSFEKGITTEEIAQSISPGLRKKAVAGKFNQQLVDLTRPLEENGDIEIITPGSDEALEVLRHSTAHLMAQAIKRLYGDVKFGVGPVIDGGFYYDFDMEEKVSSDDFEKIEKTMKQIVNENHPIERRVVSREEAKSFFSEDPYKLELIDAIPEDESVTLYSQGEFTDLCRGVHVPSTSKIKEFKLLSTAGAYWRGDSNNKMLQRIYGTAFFDKKDLKAHLKMLEERKERDHRRIGKDLELFTNNQLVGAGLPLWLPNGATIRREIERYIVDKEVSLGYDHVYTPVMANVNLYKTSGHWDHYQDDMFPVMQLDEDEAMVLRPMNCPHHMMIYANKPHSYRELPIRIAELGTMHRYEASGAVSGLQRVRGMTLNDAHIFVRPDQIKDEFKRVVNMIIDVYKDFGFEDYRFRLSYRDPEDKEKYFDDDDMWNKAEAMLKEAVDELGLSYEEETGEAAFYGPKLDVQVKTAMGKEETLSTAQLDFLLPERFDLSYIGQDGEQHRPVVIHRGVVSTMERFVAFLTEETKGAFPTWLAPQQVEIIPVNVDLHYDYAKQIQDELKSQGVRVNIDDRNEKMGYKIREAQMKKIPYQLVVGDKEVENNEVNVRKYGSQDQETVEKDDFIWNLVDEIRLKKHR, from the coding sequence ATGGCTGAGATAAGTATACGCTTTCCAGATGGAAATGAAAAAAGTTTTGAAAAGGGAATAACTACTGAAGAAATCGCACAATCTATCAGTCCTGGTTTACGTAAAAAAGCAGTAGCAGGTAAATTCAATCAACAATTAGTAGATTTAACACGTCCACTAGAAGAAAATGGCGACATTGAAATTATTACACCAGGGAGCGACGAAGCACTAGAGGTATTACGTCACTCAACAGCACATTTAATGGCACAGGCCATCAAACGCTTATATGGTGATGTAAAATTTGGCGTAGGCCCAGTTATTGATGGTGGTTTTTACTACGATTTTGATATGGAAGAAAAAGTGTCGAGTGATGACTTTGAAAAAATAGAAAAAACAATGAAACAAATTGTTAATGAAAATCATCCCATCGAACGTCGTGTGGTTTCACGTGAAGAGGCGAAATCATTTTTTAGTGAAGATCCATATAAACTCGAATTGATTGATGCGATTCCTGAAGATGAAAGTGTAACGCTATACTCACAAGGAGAATTCACTGATTTATGTCGTGGCGTGCATGTGCCATCTACGTCTAAAATTAAAGAATTTAAATTGCTATCTACAGCAGGGGCGTATTGGCGTGGTGACAGTAATAATAAAATGTTACAGCGTATCTATGGTACAGCATTTTTTGATAAAAAAGACTTAAAAGCACATCTTAAAATGTTAGAAGAACGTAAAGAACGTGACCATAGACGTATTGGTAAGGATTTAGAACTCTTTACGAACAATCAATTAGTAGGGGCAGGCTTACCGCTTTGGTTACCAAATGGCGCGACAATTCGACGAGAAATTGAACGCTATATCGTCGATAAAGAAGTGAGTCTCGGTTATGATCATGTATATACACCTGTCATGGCAAATGTAAATTTATATAAAACATCTGGACATTGGGATCATTACCAAGATGATATGTTCCCTGTCATGCAATTAGATGAAGATGAAGCAATGGTGCTTCGTCCAATGAATTGCCCACATCATATGATGATATATGCAAATAAGCCACATTCTTATCGTGAACTTCCAATTCGTATCGCTGAACTAGGTACAATGCACCGCTATGAAGCGAGTGGGGCTGTATCAGGGTTACAACGTGTGCGTGGAATGACTTTAAATGATGCTCACATTTTTGTTCGTCCAGATCAAATTAAAGATGAATTTAAACGTGTTGTAAACATGATTATCGATGTATACAAAGATTTCGGGTTTGAAGATTACCGCTTCCGTTTAAGCTATCGTGATCCTGAAGATAAAGAGAAATATTTTGATGATGATGACATGTGGAACAAAGCAGAAGCGATGTTAAAAGAAGCTGTAGACGAATTAGGTTTAAGTTATGAAGAAGAAACAGGTGAAGCTGCGTTTTATGGTCCAAAACTCGACGTACAAGTGAAGACAGCAATGGGTAAAGAAGAAACCTTATCTACGGCTCAACTTGACTTTTTATTACCGGAGCGATTTGATTTATCTTACATTGGTCAAGATGGTGAACAACATCGTCCAGTCGTTATTCATCGTGGCGTCGTTTCGACAATGGAACGTTTCGTTGCCTTCTTAACTGAAGAAACAAAAGGCGCTTTCCCTACATGGTTAGCTCCTCAACAAGTTGAAATCATTCCTGTTAATGTGGACCTACATTATGATTATGCGAAACAAATTCAAGATGAACTTAAATCCCAAGGTGTTCGTGTGAATATTGATGATCGTAATGAAAAGATGGGATACAAAATTCGTGAAGCTCAAATGAAGAAAATTCCTTACCAACTTGTTGTTGGTGATAAAGAAGTAGAAAATAATGAAGTGAACGTTCGTAAATATGGTTCTCAAGATCAAGAAACAGTTGAAAAAGATGATTTTATTTGGAATTTAGTAGACGAAATTCGCTTGAAAAAACATAGATAA